The Caloenas nicobarica isolate bCalNic1 chromosome Z, bCalNic1.hap1, whole genome shotgun sequence genome has a segment encoding these proteins:
- the TACSTD2 gene encoding tumor-associated calcium signal transducer 2 → MLFTHNMEPLLGVLLGLILAAASSAQNNCTCATNRWTVCAQNGPENCTCTLVGSSHKVDCSTLMPKCLLMKAEMMLLKEKHFQGHPHGLLDFDAIYSPDCEDSGIFKARQCNQADACWCVNTACIRITEKVDKSLRCDELVRTSWIYIRLKHKKRSGALGAAHVTNALKQLFESQYKMHPKYITAIEYNSPLIQIHLNQHDSGKSKCDVDITDVAYYFEKDIKDDSIFHSNSTLTVSVNGDALDIEKIRIFYIDEKPPLFSMNEQAGDVIAVVIAVVLAAGLGITVLGILRLRRTR, encoded by the coding sequence ATGCTTTTCACCCACAACATGGAGCCGCTGCTGGGGGTTTTGCTGGGTTTGATACTGGCAGCAGCTTCGTCAGCACAGAACAACTGCACCTGTGCAACCAACAGGTGGACAGTGTGTGCTCAGAATGGACCTGAGAACTGCACCTGCACGCTGGTAGGTTCCAGTCACAAGGTAGACTGTTCAACATTGATGCCAAAATGCTTGCTGATGAAGGCAGAAATGATGCTCCTGAAGGAGAAGCACTTCCAGGGCCATCCCCATGGGCTGCTAGATTTTGATGCCATTTACAGTCCAGACTGCGAGGATAGTGGCATCTTCAAAGCCAGGCAGTGCAATCAAGCCGATGCATGCTGGTGCGTGAACACTGCTTGCATAAGAATCACCGAAAAGGTTGACAAAAGCCTGAGGTGCGATGAACTGGTTAGAACAAGCTGGATCTACATTCGGCTGAAGCACAAAAAAAGGTCTGGGGCCTTGGGTGCTGCCCACGTAACAAACGCTCTGAAACAGCTGTTTGAGAGTCAATACAAAATGCACCCCAAGTACATCACAGCCATTGAGTATAATTCCCCACTTATCCAAATCCACCTGAACCAGCATGACTCTGGGAAATCTAAGTGTGATGTAGATATAACAGATGTAGCCTATTACTTTGAGAAAGATATAAAAGACGACTCCATATTTCATTCTAACAGTACATTAACTGTCTCTGTCAATGGAGATGCTCTGGATATTGAAAAAATAAGGATTTTCTACATTGATGAAAAGCCACCACTGTTTTCCATGAATGAACAGGCTGGGGATGTTATTGCTGTGGTGATAGCGGTCGTGCTGGCTGCTGGCTTGGGCATCACTGTGCTGGGGATTCTGAGGTTGCGGCGCACAAGATAA